DNA from Mycolicibacterium alvei:
CCGCGCGGTGAGCTGCTGGTGAAGTCCGAGCAGATGTTCCCCGGGTACTACAAGCGTCCGGAGATCACCGCCGAGATGTTCGACGAGGACGGCTATTACCGCACCGGTGACATCGTGGCCGAACTCGGACCGGATCACGTGGAGTACCTCGACCGGCGCAACAACGTGCTCAAGCTTTCACAGGGCGAGTTCGTCGCCGTGTCCAAGCTGGAGGCGGCCTTCGGGGACAGCCCGCTGGTGCGGCAGATCTTCATCTACGGCAACAGCGCACGCTCCTACCTGCTGGCCGTGGTCGTGCCCACCGATCCTTCCGTGTCGAAGCAGGCGATCAACGACTCCCTACAGGACGCGGCACGTGCGGCCGGGCTGCAGTCGTATGAGGTGCCGCGTGATTTCATCGTGGAGACAACGCCTTTCAGCCTGGAGAACGGCATGCTGACCGGTATCCGCAAGCTGGCCCGCCCCAATCTCAAGAACCACTACGGCGACCGGTTGGAGCAGCTGTACAGCGACCTGGCCGCAGGTCAGGCCAACGAGTTGAGTGAACTGCGGCGCAGCGGCGCCGACGCCCCGGTCCTCGACACCGTGAGCCGGGCCGCCGGGGCACTGCTGAGTGCCGCGACCTCCGACCTCGCGCCCGATGCCCACTTCACCGATCTGGGCGGAGATTCATTGTCGGCGTTGACTTTCTCCAACCTGCTGCACGAGATCTTCGACGTGGACGTGCCGGTCGGTGTGATCGTCAGCCCGGCCACCGATCTGGCCGGCATCGCCGGCTACATCGAAGCGCAGCGGCACGGATCCAAGCGCCCGACCTACGCCTCGGTGCACGGACGTGACGCCACCGAGGTACATGCCCGCGACCTCACGCTGGACAAGTTCCTCGACGCCGACACCCTGGCCGCAGCACCGTCGCTGCCCAAGGCCCCGGCCGAGGTTCGCACCGTGCTGCTCACCGGCGCCACCGGCTTCCTAGGCCGCTACCTGGCCCTGGAATGGCTCGAGCGCATGGACCTCGTCGACGGCACGTTGATCTGTCTCGTCCGCGCCAAGAGCGACGCCGAGGCCCGCACGCGCCTCGATGCCACCTTCGATGTGGGTGACCCGAAACTGCTTGCCCACTACCGGGAACTGGCGGCCGACCACCTCGAGGCGATCGCCGGCGACAAGGGCGAAGCCGATCTGGGTCTGGACCACGACACCTGGCAGCGATTGGCCGACGACGTCGACCTGATCGTCGACCCGGCCGCACTGGTCAACCACGTGCTGCCCTACAGCCAGATGTTCGACGCGAACGCGCTCGGCACCGCCGAGCTCATCCGCATCGCGCTCACCACGAAGATCAAGCCGTTCGTGTACGTTTCGACGATCGGTGTGGCCGGGGGCATCAAGCCCGGCGACTTCGTCGAGGATGCCGATATCCGGGTGATCAGCCCGACCCGGCAGGTCGACGATTCCTACGCCAACGGCTACGGCAACAGCAAGTGGGCCGGCGAGGTCCTGCTGCGGGAGGCGCACGATCTGTGCGGGCTGCCCGCCTCGGTGTTCCGCTGCGACATGATCCTGGCCGACACCACCTACTCCGGCCAGCTCAACCTGCCCGACATGTTCACCCGGCTGATGTTCAGCCTGGTGGCCACCGGCATCGCACCCGGATCGTTCTACGAGCTCGACGCTGACGGCAACCGCCAACGGGCCCACTACGACGGGCTTCCGGTCGAGTTCATCTCCGAGGCCATCTCGACGCTGGGTGTGCACGTCACCCAGGGGTTCGAGACCTACCACGTGATGAACCCGTACGACGACGGTCTCGGACTCGACGAGTTCACCGACTGGCTGATCGAGGCCGGCTACCCGGTGCACCGCATCGACGACTACGGCCAGTGGTTGCAGCGCTTCGACACTGCGCTGCGCGCCCTTCCAGACAGGCAGCGTCAGGCCTCACTGTTGCCGCTGCTGCACAACTACCAGCAGCCGTCGTACCCGTTGCTCGGCGCAATCGCGCCGACCGACCGGTTCCGGGCCGCGGTACAGGAAGCCAAGATCGGGCCGGACAAGGACATCCCGCATGTCACCCCGGCGGTCATCGTGCAGTACATCACCAACCTGCAGCAGCTCGGACTGCTGTAACCGACTTCCCCACCAGGGAAGAATCCCCTGAGCGGCCGCGGTCCTTATCCAGGACTGCGGCCGATCAGTAACTGGCCGCTTGGGTGGAAAACCGCACCTGGACCCACTTTTCCAAATATGTCAGACCCCGCGCATAGACTCGAACATATGTTCGATACGTTCTCGAAAGTGGACCCCACTGCCGGCGAGGCGGCGCTGCGGGATCGCATCGCCGAGCTCGAACGACTCAAGTCGGCCGCCGCGGCCGGCCAGGCGCGTGCCACCGCCGCTCTGGAAACCGCCCGCCATGCCGCAGAAGCCGCGGCCGGGGTATCCATCACCCGGCGGGGCCGCGGGCTGGGCTCCGAGATCGGGCTGGCCCGTCAAGACTCCCCGACCCGCGGTCAGCAACACCTGAGCGACGCCCGCGTCCTCGTCGATGACCTGCCGTACACCCTGGCCGCCCTGGAATGCGGGGCGCTCACCGAGTGGCGAGCAGGATTGATCGCTCGCGAAGCCACCTGCCTGTGCCCCGCCGATCGGCGCCGTCTCGACGAACAACTCTGCGCCGACCCCACGACGCTGATCGGCCTCGGCGACAAACTCATCAGAGGCAACGCCAAAACCATTGCCTACCAACTGGACCCGCAAGCTGTCATCGACCGCGCCGCCCGCGCCCCCGAAGACCGGGCGGTGACGTTTCGGCCCGCCGCCGACGACATGGCCATCGTCACCGCCCTGCTACGCGCGACGGATGCGGCTTCGGTGCGTTCTGCACTCACCGAAGCGGCCGATCGCTGCGCCGACGGGCGCAACCGCGGGCAGGCCATGGCCGATACTTTGGTGGCCCGCGTGACCGGTCGCGATGTCACGGTGCCCGTCCCGGTCGCGGTCAAACTCGTGCTCTCCGACAACACCCTGTTCGGCGGGTCCGCCCATCCCGCGCGCCTGGAGGGCTACGGACCCATCCCTGCCACCATGGCGCGCCGCCTGATCAGCGATGCCGTCGCCGACGACGATTCCTGGGCCACCCTGCGCCGCCTCTACGCCGCCCCCGACACCGGTGCCCTGGTCGCCATGGAATCCCGATCACGACGCTTTCCCAGAGGCCTCGCCCATTTCATCGCCGTGCGTGACGAAATCTGCCGCACCCCGTACTGCAATGCCCCGATACGACACATCGACCACGTAACCCCGCATCACCACCATGGGCCGACCAGCGCCGCCAACGGCGAAGGACTGTGTGAACGCTGCAATTACGTCAAAGAATCACCGGGCTGGCGCGTGGTGGCCACCGTCGACGAGTTCGGCCGCCACTGCACCGAACACATCACCCCCACCGGCGCGGTCTACCGTTCCACCGCGCCGCCACTGCCCGGCGGGATCCGGACACTCAACCGCGAAATCCACGTGGTGACCAACAAGGGCGCCGCTTAGATCAGTAGCGCCGCGGCCAGCAACACGACCGCAATCAGCGGGAATACACCCTGCGTGATGGCTGCCCGCGCCTTGTCCGGCGAGCTGGTCAGCAGCACTGCGGCCGCGGCCAGCATGGAGCCGACGCCGGCAAACACCAGGGCGGCTCCCGCCGCGTTGTGCCCCACACCCATCGCGACGATGCCCACGGCCGTGACGATCGCCAGGAACAGGTTGTAGAAGCCCTGGTTGAAGGCCAGCTCCTTGGTGGCCGTCGCCTCCTCCACACTGATCCCGAAGGTGGCGCGGGTGCGTGGTGACGTCCAGGTCAGCGACTCCATCACGAAGATGTAGACGTGCAGGGCCGCGGCGAGCGCGGCGAACACCAGACCGGCGATGACCATGCGGTCTATTCAAACAGCCCGGTCTGCCCCAGTCCGGTGATCGGCGGTTGCATACCCAGATGTGTCCATGCCAGCGGCGTGGCCACCCGGCCCCGGGGCGTGCGGGCCACCATGCCGGCACGCACCAGGAAAGGCTCGCAGACCTCTTCGACGGTGGTGGCTTCCTCCCCCACCGCCACGGCCAAGGTCGACACGCCGACCGGACCGCCGCCGAAACTGCGGGTGAGCGCCGACAACACGGCACGATCCAGGCGATCGAGCCCGAGTTCGTCGACGTCGTAGACCTCCAGCGCAGCCTTGGCGATATCGCGGGTGATCACCCCGTCCGCGCGGACCTCCGCGTAGTCCCGTACCCGGCGCAGCAGCCGGTTGGCGATGCGGGGCGTACCCCGGGAGCGTCGGGCGATCTCGGTACCGGCCTCGCTGCCCAATTCGATGCCGAGGATGCCGGCCGACCGGGCCAGAACCCGCTCGAGTTCGACCGGTTCGTAGAAATCCATGTGCGCGGTGAAACCGAACCGGTCACGCAGCGGACCGGTCAGAGCCCCGGATCGGGTGGTCGCCCCCACCAACGTGAAGGGTGCGACTTCGAGCGGGATCGACGTGGCCCCAGGGCCTTTCCCCACCACCACGTCGACGCGGAAGTCCTCCATCGCCAGATACAGCATTTCCTCGGCCGGCCGCGCGATGCGGTGGATCTCGTCGATGAACAGCACATCGTGCTCGACGAGGTTGGACAGCATCGCGGCCAGGTCACCGGCCCGCTCCAGCGCGGGACCGGAGGTGAGCCGCAGCGAGGAGCCCAGCTCGGCGGCGATGATCATCGCCAGCGAGGTCTTACCCAGCCCGGGCGGACCCGACAACAGGATGTGATCGGGTGTGCCACCGCGGTTCTTGGCGCCCTCAAGGACCAGTTGCAGCTGCTCTCGGACCCGGGGCTGACCGATGAACTCCCCCAGCGAGCGTGGGCGCAGGCTGGCGTCGACATCGCCCTCACCGACGGTCAGCGCCGGTGAAACCTCCCGATCGTCGGGCTCCTCGGTATCGTCGAAGCGGCCCATTACTTCTTACCCAACATGGACAGCGCCGCCCGCAGCGCGGACGCCGTGGTGGCCTCCGGATCATTGGCCAGCACCTTGTCGGTGGCCTCCTCGGCCTGCTTGGCTGCAAAGCCAAGTCCGACAAGGGCTTCCACCACCGGTGCCCGCACCGCGTGACCGATCGCCGCACCGATGGCCCCCGGAGTGACCGGCCCGATCTTGTCGCGCAGTTCGAGCACCATACGTTCGGCACCGCGTTTGCCGATGCCGGGAACCCGGGTCAACGCCGTCACGTCTCCGTCGGCCAGCGCCTGGCGCAGAGCCTGCGGGTCGTAGACCGCGAGCGTCGCCAATGCGATCTTCGGGCCGACGCCCGATACCCCCAGCAGTGTGAGGAACAGGTCGCGGGCCTCACCGTCGACGAACCCGTACAGCGTCATCGAATCCTCGCGCACGATCATCGCGGTGATCAGCCGCGATTCGGTACCGCGGCGCAGGTTGGCCAGGGTCGACGGGGTCGCCATCACCTTGTAGCCCACGCCGGCGGCCTCGATCACGGCATGGTCGAGAGCGATGTCGATGACCTCACCGCGCACCGACGCGATCATGCCCGGGCCGCCTTCGCCGTGGCCTTCAACCGGGCCTGGTATTTGCGGCGCTGTTCGGCGGCCATCGCCTCGGCGGCGGCCATCCGCTCGATCATCGGGGCGCGCCAGCAGTGGCAGATAGCCAGGGCCAGCGCGTCGGCGGCGTCCGCCGGGGTCGGCTTGGCTTGCAGCGCAAGAATTCTGGTGATCATCTCGGTGACCTGAGCTTTGTCGGCGCGGCCATTGCCGGTGACTGCCGCCTTCACCTCGGAGGGGGTGTGGAAGTGCACCTCGATGTCCCGCCGGGCGGCGGCGAGCGCGATCACCCCGCCGGCCTGGGCCGTACCCATCACGGTGGAAACATTCTGTTGAGCGAAGACCCGCTCGATCGCGATCACGTCGGGCCGGTGAGTGTCCATCCAGTACTCGGCCACGTCGCTGATCTCCAGCAACCGCTTCTGCAGCGGTGCGTCCGCCGGGGTGCGCACCACGTCCACATCCAGCGCGGTGACCTGCCGACCCTTGCCACTCTCGACCACCGACAGGCCGCAGCGCGTCAACCCGGGATCCACTCCCATCACCCGCACACGAACCCCTTCGTCAGAACACCTGTTCGATAGCCTAGCGCGAGCCGACGACAGCCGGCCGCAGGGACACGCTCAGTCCTCGGCGAATACGCTCACCCCGAGCGTGATCCCCCGGTATTGCGGGCCCAGTGCGCGGCCGGCGGCCAGCAACGGCTCGACGTCGCGCAGCGTGCGGGCCAGGATGAACCCGCCTTCGAGTGCGGCGACGAGCGCCATCGTGACGTTGCGAGCATTCGCGGGGTCGACACCGCGTTGCGCGAAATAAGCTGCACCGCCGTCGAACCACGCATTGAACACGCCGGCCGCCGCGACCCGCAATTCCTCGACTGTGTCGGCGGTTTCGCCCGCCACGGTGCCGACCGGGCACAGGTTCGCAAAGCCGGTGGCGGCCATGTCCGCCGCGGCCTGGGTGAACACTCCCTCGATCGCCTCACCCAGGTCGTCGTACTCGTCGACGATCGTCGGGATGAGCAATCCGTAGGCGGCGCCCGCGTCGACCAGCGCCTCGCGGGCGATCTGGCACTTCCCACCCGGGAAGTGGTGGTAGAGCGAACCGATCGGAGCCCCCGACGCCACCACAATGTCCTTCATCCCGACCGCCGCGTAGCCCTTGTGCCGCATCAGCTCGGCCGCGGCGGTCAAGATCGCCTCCCTCGTAGACCTTGCCATTCAAACCTCCTGCCGACACACTAGAGCATTAGTTCTAGAATCAGCGTTCTAACAATGGGAAGGCCACCATGAAGTCAGTAGACCTGTCCGCTGGAACCGTCGAATACCGCGAGGAAGGCAACCCGACAGGTCCGCCGGTGGTGCTGCTACACGGGCTGCTCATGAACGACACCCAGTGGAGTTCGACGCTGCCCCTGTTGCCCACCGGATTCCGCTATCTGCTGCCGGTACTCCCGATGGGCGGGCACCGCATCCCGATGCGCGAGGACGCCGACCTCAAGATGAACGGGATGCTCGACATCCTCGCCGATTTCCTCGATGCCCTGGACCTGGCCGATGTCACCCTGGTCATCAGTGACTGGGGCGGGCCGCTGTTGCTGACCGATACCGGCCGCGACAAACGGATTGCGCGGTTGGTGATCTGCCCTGCGGAAGCGTTCGACAACTTCCCGCCGGCTCCGGCCGCCAAGGTGCTCTGGCTCGCCACCCGCACCACCGGCACCGTGGCCTTCGCCCTGCGCCAGATGCGGATCAGCTGGCTGCGCAGGCTACCGATGATGTTCGGGCAGATGTCGAAAAAGCCGATTCCCCAAGATGTTTTCGAGGGATGGACCAATGCCGCGCTGGCCGATCCGCGAATTCGCCGCGACCTGATCCGCTACTGCCGCAGCCGATTCGACAAGCCGGAGCTGATCCGGGCCACCAACGCCCTGGCCGATTTCACCGGCCCCGCATTGGTGTTGTGGAGCGACAACACCGTGATGCCCACCGCGCATGGGCAACGGCTGGCCGACCTGCTCCCGAACGGACAGCTCCGACACATCGAGGACGCCCGGGTACTCGTCATGCTCGATCAACCCGAACAGACCGCCTCCGAGATCGGCCGGTTCCTGGCCCAGTGAGCGAACGGGGATACCGTGTCCGAGGGAGGTAGGGACATGCGAGTAGTGATTGCAGGTGGACACGGAAAGATCGCCCTGATCCTCGAGCGGCTGTTGTCGGCGCGGGGCGACGAGGCAGTCGGCCTCATCCGCAACTCGGCCCAGGCGGCCGATCTAGAGGCCGCAGGGGCCAAGGCCGTCGTTGTGGATCTGGAGCAAGCGTCGGTTACCGAGGTGGCCGACGCGGTGCGCGGCGCCGACGCGGTGGTGTTTGCCGCCGGTGCCGGTCCCGGCAGCGGGGCAGACCGCAAACAGACCGTGGATCGCGACGCCGCGATCGTGCTGGCCGACGCCGCCGAGGCCGCGGGTGTGGGCCGGTACGTGATGGTCTCGGCCTTGGCCGCCGACGACCGGTCGCTCGACAAGAACTACGACGAGGTGTTCCTGGCGTACATGCGGGCGAAGTCTGAGGCCGACGCCGACGTGCGGGCACGCACCGGACTGCGCACCACGATCGTGCGACCGGGCGGGCTCACCGACGAACCGGGCACCGGAAACGTCACCATCGCCGAATCGACCGGCCGCGGAAGCGTTCCCCGCGAAGACGTCGCCCGCGTGCTGCTCGCCGTCCTGCATGAACCGGAGACCACCGGACGCACCTTCGAGGTCATCTCGGGCGAGACGCCTATCGACGCAGCGCTGCGCCAGATGCGATGACCGACTTGATCTGAACGATGCGGGCGGTGGTTGCGGCCCATCCGGGCACGGCTTCCTCGGCGACGATCTTGTGGTCACGGCGCACCACGACGATCCACGGCGTGCCGAACAACGAGCGGGCCAGCACCCACAGCGGCAGCAGGAGCAGCAACAGCAGGAACTCCGCGGCCACCAGCAACGCCAACACCAGCGCCGGGATCAACAGCACTATCAGGGCGATGTTCAGCACGATGCTGATGATGTCGTCCCCGTTGCCGAAGGACGTATCGCCAAAACCCCACTCGTCGGGCATCTTTCGACGCGGACGCCAGGGCAACCAACGCCGGCGCACCGTCCATGTGACGCCCTCAGGGTCGAGGACGCTTGCCACTACTCTTCGTCGAGCTGTGCGGCGACATCGTCGGGGATGTCGATGTTGGTGTACACCTCTTGCACGTCGTCGCTGTCTTCCAGCGCATCGACGAGCTTGAGCACCTTACGGGCGCCCTCGAGGTCGACGGGCACGCTCACCGAGGGTTGGAAGCTGGCCTCGGCCGAGTCGTAGTCGATGCCGGCATCCTGCAGCGCGGTGCGTACCGCGACCAGGTCGGTGGGCTCGGCGATGATCTCGAAGGCGTCGCCTAGGTCGTTGACCTCTTCGGCGCCCGCCTCCAGGACGGCCATCAGCACGTCGTCCTCGGTCAGGCCGTTCTTCTCCAGCGTCACCACGCCCTTGCGGGTGAACAGGTAGGCCACCGAACCCGGGTCGGCCATGTTGCCGCCGTTGCGGGTCATCGCGACGCGGACCTCACCGGCGGCGCGGTTGCGGTTGTCGGTCAGACATTCGATGAGCACGGCCACCCCGTTGGGGCCGTAGCCCTCATAGGTGATGTTCTGCCAGTCGGCGCCACCGGCCTCTTCACCACCGCCACGCTTGCGAGCCCGCTCGATGTTGTCATTGGGAACCGAAGACTTCTTGGCCTTCTGGATCGCGTCATAGAGCGTGGGGTTGCCGGCCGGGTCACCGCCGCCAACACGGGCTGCGACCTCGATGTTCTTGATCAACTTGGCGAACATCTTGCCGCGCTTGGCGTCGACGACGGCCTTCTTGTGCTTGGTGGTCGCCCACTTGGAATGGCCGCTCATGCAGGTTCTGCCCTCTTTCCCGGTTAAAACTCCGGCCCCCCAGTCTACGTGGCCGGTCCTGCCCCACTCGATACGACGCCTATAGTGCCCGCAGCACGACGAAAGTGACAGCCGCCGCGGCGCTGCACAGCACCGGCCAGTACCAGATGTGCCACCGCCGCCAATGTCCGATCGCCATCCCGATCGGCGCGAGCACCACGATCGCCAGGGTGAGTACCAACCACCCCACCAGGGTCCCGGCCGCATCGGCCTGTTCGGGGGACGCCCCACTGAAACCCAGAGGAATGATCGAGGCGTACACCAACAACAGCACGAGCAGGCCGACCACCGCCCACGCGGCCCAACTGATCACCGACTCGACGACACCCGGCCTGCGCCGAACGGCCGTTGGCGACGCAGACATGTCGGCAGCGTACGCCGCACCGTGGGACGTAACTTGGAGGCCGCGCAGACCATGACGGCTCGCTACTTCCGAGAGGACACCATGGATCAAGACACGTACGACAAGGGATTGGCGATCCGCACCGCAGTCCTCGGTGAGGAGTACGTCCGCACGGCTGCCGGCAACGTCGACGCCTTCTCCAAACCGTTGCAGGACCTGGTCACCGAATACTGCTGGGGCGCAGTCTGGGGCCGCGACGGTCTGGAACTGAAGACCCGCAGCATGCTCAACCTCGCGATGATCGCGGTGCTCAACCGGCCGAACGAGTTGAGCACACACCTCCGCGGCGCCCTCACCAACGGCGTCACCCGGGAGGAGATCTGCGAGATCTTCCTGCAGGTGGGCATCTACGCCGGCATCCCGGCCGCGGTCGACAGCTTCCGGCTGGCCCGCGCCGTGTTCGCCGACCTCGACGAGAGCCCGGCAGCCGATGAGTGAACCGATCGGCTTCATCGGCCTGGGCAACATGGGTTTTCCGATGATCAGCCGGCTGTCGACGGCCGGATTTCCGGTGGTGGTCTTCGACGTCCGTGCGGACGTGCTCGCCAACGCAGCCGCGCTGGGTGCTCAGCCGGCGCGGTCGGTGCGCGATGTGGCCGACCGGGCCGAGACGGTTCTGGCCAGCCTGCCGACCCCGCAGATCTCCGAGTCCGTGGTGGCCGACGTCGCCACCGGATCCCGGGTACAGCGTTTCGTCGACCTGTCGACAGTGGGAGGCCAAGCCGCACAACGCAATCACGCACTCCTCGGCGCACGGGGCATCGCCGCGCTCGACAGCCCGGTCAGCGGCGGAATGCACGGCGCCCAGGCCGGCACCCTGGCGATCATGGTCTCCGGACCGCGCAGCGAATTCGATTCGTTGGCAACTGTTTTCGAGGTTCTCGGTCGGGCGATCTTCGTATCCGAACAGCCTGGCGCAGCGCAGACCATGAAGCTGATCAACAACCTCATGGCCGCCACCACCCTGGCCGCGACCGCCGAGGTGATGGTGATGGGCGTCAAGGCCGGTCTGAGCGCCGACGTGATGATCGACGTGCTCAACGCCGGATCCGGTGGCACGCATGCCAGCCGCGACAAGTTCCCGCGCGCGGTACTCCCCCGCACGTTCGACTACGGGTTTGCCACCGGCCTGATGACCAAAGATGTCGGGCTCTACCTCGCCGAGGCCACCACGCTCGGCCTACCGGTGGAGATGGCCCAGACCGTGCAACGGATCTGGGAGCACACCCTGCACACCGAGGGACCCGAATCCGACTTCACCTCCGTGATCAAACCGATGGAGGCGGCCGCGGGCGTCACTGTCGAGGGAGGGTCCCGGTGAGAGGTGCACTCAGGTCGTAGACCGTGTCCGAACCTACCTTGGTCGAGGTGAAGTTCGCTTTCACCCATTCGGAGATGTCGGTGTGGGAATTGTTGCCGAAGAAGCCGCCGCGGTCGGCTTTGGACTCCGGAAGGATGTAGTAGGTGATCTGCCGGTCGGCGACGTAGGTCTGGAACTGCTCCAGCGTCGGCGCCGGATCGGTTCCGGTGAAGCCGCCGATCGCCATCACCGCTGTGTCGGTGGACAATTCGAGGCCGGCCGCAGCCCCGGACCTGTTGATGGCCGCCGACCACGTGGTGTCGGTGCCGCGCAGCATCGCGTTCACCTCGGGATTGTCCGAGTTCCATCCGTGGTTGTGGTTGCCGTCGGGGTCGGCGGGCCCCACACTCGGGCCGCCTCCGGTGTGCGACTGTTCCAGGGTGGCGACGGTGTAGGCGGTGGATCCGGCCAGCCCACCGATGATCGCCACTGCGAGCGCGGCGG
Protein-coding regions in this window:
- the car gene encoding carboxylic acid reductase, which codes for MTTETREDRLQRRITRLQETDSQFADAYPSDTVNAAVGQPEMRLPAVVKAVLTGYADRPALGQRAVDLVTDAAGRTSAQLLPRFETITYRQLGDRVQAVTNAWHNHLVKPGDRVAILGFTSVDYTTIDTALIELGAVSVPLQTSAPVSTLQPIVTETEPVVIAASIDFLDDAVELVRSGPAPRRLVVFDYLPQVDTQREAFDAAKAALSDTDVVVEPLTDVLDRGRSLADAPLYTPDQADPLAMLIYTSGSTGTPKGAMYPESKVANMWKLAAKANWDPQQAVLPAITLNFMPMSHVMGRGILIGTLSSGGTAYFAARSDLSTFLDDLALIRPTQLSFVPRIWDMLFGEYQSRLDRAGGNEDAVLTEVREKLLGGRFVSAMSGSAPISAEMKAWVERLLDMHLLEGYGSTEAGSVFVDGQIQRPPVIDYKLVDVPDLGYFRTDRPHPRGELLVKSEQMFPGYYKRPEITAEMFDEDGYYRTGDIVAELGPDHVEYLDRRNNVLKLSQGEFVAVSKLEAAFGDSPLVRQIFIYGNSARSYLLAVVVPTDPSVSKQAINDSLQDAARAAGLQSYEVPRDFIVETTPFSLENGMLTGIRKLARPNLKNHYGDRLEQLYSDLAAGQANELSELRRSGADAPVLDTVSRAAGALLSAATSDLAPDAHFTDLGGDSLSALTFSNLLHEIFDVDVPVGVIVSPATDLAGIAGYIEAQRHGSKRPTYASVHGRDATEVHARDLTLDKFLDADTLAAAPSLPKAPAEVRTVLLTGATGFLGRYLALEWLERMDLVDGTLICLVRAKSDAEARTRLDATFDVGDPKLLAHYRELAADHLEAIAGDKGEADLGLDHDTWQRLADDVDLIVDPAALVNHVLPYSQMFDANALGTAELIRIALTTKIKPFVYVSTIGVAGGIKPGDFVEDADIRVISPTRQVDDSYANGYGNSKWAGEVLLREAHDLCGLPASVFRCDMILADTTYSGQLNLPDMFTRLMFSLVATGIAPGSFYELDADGNRQRAHYDGLPVEFISEAISTLGVHVTQGFETYHVMNPYDDGLGLDEFTDWLIEAGYPVHRIDDYGQWLQRFDTALRALPDRQRQASLLPLLHNYQQPSYPLLGAIAPTDRFRAAVQEAKIGPDKDIPHVTPAVIVQYITNLQQLGLL
- a CDS encoding HNH endonuclease, whose protein sequence is MFDTFSKVDPTAGEAALRDRIAELERLKSAAAAGQARATAALETARHAAEAAAGVSITRRGRGLGSEIGLARQDSPTRGQQHLSDARVLVDDLPYTLAALECGALTEWRAGLIAREATCLCPADRRRLDEQLCADPTTLIGLGDKLIRGNAKTIAYQLDPQAVIDRAARAPEDRAVTFRPAADDMAIVTALLRATDAASVRSALTEAADRCADGRNRGQAMADTLVARVTGRDVTVPVPVAVKLVLSDNTLFGGSAHPARLEGYGPIPATMARRLISDAVADDDSWATLRRLYAAPDTGALVAMESRSRRFPRGLAHFIAVRDEICRTPYCNAPIRHIDHVTPHHHHGPTSAANGEGLCERCNYVKESPGWRVVATVDEFGRHCTEHITPTGAVYRSTAPPLPGGIRTLNREIHVVTNKGAA
- a CDS encoding DUF1304 domain-containing protein; translation: MVIAGLVFAALAAALHVYIFVMESLTWTSPRTRATFGISVEEATATKELAFNQGFYNLFLAIVTAVGIVAMGVGHNAAGAALVFAGVGSMLAAAAVLLTSSPDKARAAITQGVFPLIAVVLLAAALLI
- the ruvB gene encoding Holliday junction branch migration DNA helicase RuvB, with the translated sequence MGRFDDTEEPDDREVSPALTVGEGDVDASLRPRSLGEFIGQPRVREQLQLVLEGAKNRGGTPDHILLSGPPGLGKTSLAMIIAAELGSSLRLTSGPALERAGDLAAMLSNLVEHDVLFIDEIHRIARPAEEMLYLAMEDFRVDVVVGKGPGATSIPLEVAPFTLVGATTRSGALTGPLRDRFGFTAHMDFYEPVELERVLARSAGILGIELGSEAGTEIARRSRGTPRIANRLLRRVRDYAEVRADGVITRDIAKAALEVYDVDELGLDRLDRAVLSALTRSFGGGPVGVSTLAVAVGEEATTVEEVCEPFLVRAGMVARTPRGRVATPLAWTHLGMQPPITGLGQTGLFE
- the ruvA gene encoding Holliday junction branch migration protein RuvA, coding for MIASVRGEVIDIALDHAVIEAAGVGYKVMATPSTLANLRRGTESRLITAMIVREDSMTLYGFVDGEARDLFLTLLGVSGVGPKIALATLAVYDPQALRQALADGDVTALTRVPGIGKRGAERMVLELRDKIGPVTPGAIGAAIGHAVRAPVVEALVGLGFAAKQAEEATDKVLANDPEATTASALRAALSMLGKK
- the ruvC gene encoding crossover junction endodeoxyribonuclease RuvC, producing MRVMGVDPGLTRCGLSVVESGKGRQVTALDVDVVRTPADAPLQKRLLEISDVAEYWMDTHRPDVIAIERVFAQQNVSTVMGTAQAGGVIALAAARRDIEVHFHTPSEVKAAVTGNGRADKAQVTEMITRILALQAKPTPADAADALALAICHCWRAPMIERMAAAEAMAAEQRRKYQARLKATAKAARA
- a CDS encoding TetR/AcrR family transcriptional regulator, with amino-acid sequence MARSTREAILTAAAELMRHKGYAAVGMKDIVVASGAPIGSLYHHFPGGKCQIAREALVDAGAAYGLLIPTIVDEYDDLGEAIEGVFTQAAADMAATGFANLCPVGTVAGETADTVEELRVAAAGVFNAWFDGGAAYFAQRGVDPANARNVTMALVAALEGGFILARTLRDVEPLLAAGRALGPQYRGITLGVSVFAED
- a CDS encoding alpha/beta fold hydrolase — protein: MKSVDLSAGTVEYREEGNPTGPPVVLLHGLLMNDTQWSSTLPLLPTGFRYLLPVLPMGGHRIPMREDADLKMNGMLDILADFLDALDLADVTLVISDWGGPLLLTDTGRDKRIARLVICPAEAFDNFPPAPAAKVLWLATRTTGTVAFALRQMRISWLRRLPMMFGQMSKKPIPQDVFEGWTNAALADPRIRRDLIRYCRSRFDKPELIRATNALADFTGPALVLWSDNTVMPTAHGQRLADLLPNGQLRHIEDARVLVMLDQPEQTASEIGRFLAQ
- a CDS encoding SDR family oxidoreductase, translating into MRVVIAGGHGKIALILERLLSARGDEAVGLIRNSAQAADLEAAGAKAVVVDLEQASVTEVADAVRGADAVVFAAGAGPGSGADRKQTVDRDAAIVLADAAEAAGVGRYVMVSALAADDRSLDKNYDEVFLAYMRAKSEADADVRARTGLRTTIVRPGGLTDEPGTGNVTIAESTGRGSVPREDVARVLLAVLHEPETTGRTFEVISGETPIDAALRQMR
- a CDS encoding YebC/PmpR family DNA-binding transcriptional regulator, whose amino-acid sequence is MSGHSKWATTKHKKAVVDAKRGKMFAKLIKNIEVAARVGGGDPAGNPTLYDAIQKAKKSSVPNDNIERARKRGGGEEAGGADWQNITYEGYGPNGVAVLIECLTDNRNRAAGEVRVAMTRNGGNMADPGSVAYLFTRKGVVTLEKNGLTEDDVLMAVLEAGAEEVNDLGDAFEIIAEPTDLVAVRTALQDAGIDYDSAEASFQPSVSVPVDLEGARKVLKLVDALEDSDDVQEVYTNIDIPDDVAAQLDEE